Genomic segment of Sinorhizobium meliloti:
CGGCAATCGACGAAGCGCTGAACGACTATGTCGCAGCGCGCAAGAACGGTATGGCCGACGCGTGGTACTGAGCGTTTCCAACGCGTTGCCACCCGACGACGAAAAGCGGCGCCATGGGCGCCGCTCCTGTTGTTCGTTTTAGAGCCTACGGCTTACTGCTGGGGGGCAGGTTCCGCAGGCGCCGGTGCCGGCGTCGTACCCGTTGCCGAAGTCGTCGACGTATCGACCGGCTGGTCGGCGTTACGCTCGGCCATTACCTGCGATTTCGTCTTGAACTCCGGCGCGGCCTTCAGGGAGTCGGCCGTTTCGGTGGTCGTCAGCTTGATGTCATCCGAATCGGGCTGGTCGGCAATCGCGATCTTGTCGAACGGAACTGCGACGTTCTTTTCCCCGATGCCGAGGAAGCCGCCAACTCCGACGATGGCAGCAGCGATACCGCCTTCCTTCTCGATGATCAGGTCGTTGATCTCGCCGATGCTTTCATCGCTGGCATTGTAGACGGACTGGCCGATATAGGTATTCGCGGACACTTGGTCTTCCGCTTGCTCCGTCAGGTAGCTGGCGTCACCAGCCGCCATATCGGTCGTCTTGTCTGCCGTATCCGGTGTCTGCGCCTGCTCGTCGGCGGCCGGCGGGGTAGCCGGAGCCGGGGCGGGTTCCATGGTCTGGGTTTCAGGTGCCGTAGCCGGAGGCGTCGTGGTTTGCTGTGCGAAGCTCATCGGGGCAACGGCAACGCCCAC
This window contains:
- a CDS encoding PRC-barrel domain-containing protein, which encodes MKERLISSVAAGALLVGVAVAPMSFAQQTTTPPATAPETQTMEPAPAPATPPAADEQAQTPDTADKTTDMAAGDASYLTEQAEDQVSANTYIGQSVYNASDESIGEINDLIIEKEGGIAAAIVGVGGFLGIGEKNVAVPFDKIAIADQPDSDDIKLTTTETADSLKAAPEFKTKSQVMAERNADQPVDTSTTSATGTTPAPAPAEPAPQQ